The genome window CGTTTCTCCAGGAATTGAACTTGCATCCGCCAAAATGTAATATGCACCGGCGGGAACATACGGCGTAAGCCCCGCATCGGTAAGCGCCGCGACAATCCGCGCGCGCTTCAGCAGGTGATCTCCAGCCAACTCGGTATAAAACTCGGCAGGCAGGCTTTCCAGTCCTGCAGCGGCACCATGTTGCAATGCCGAAGGAGCGCAAACATACGTCAAGTCGTGAAAATAACTGATCGCACCGAGCCACTTCGCATCGGCAATCAGATATCCAAGCCGCCATCCGGTAACCGAAAACGTCTTTGAAAATCCTGAAATCAAAATCGTGCGCTCACGCATTCCCGGCAACGTGATCGGGCTCACATGCTCCGCATCTCCATAGACGAAATACTCATAGATCTCATCCGTAAATAGAAACAAACCGTTCTCGACGGCGACCGCGGAAAGTGCCTCCAACTCGGCGCGCGTAAAAATCTTCCCGCTGGGGTTCGATGGAGTATTGATCACAATCGCCCTTGTCTTCGGAGTTACAGCAGCCTTCAGCGCCTCCACATCCAGCGCCCAGTCCGCAGTTGTCTCCGCCGGGAAAGCCAGCGGCACAATCACCGGTGTCACGCGCAGCGACTTCAGCGTGCTCACATGGTAGCCATAGAATGGCTCAAACAAGATCACTTCATCACCGGGATTCAACAATGCCATCGCCGCCGCATGAAACCCGCCCGTAGCCCCGCTCGTCACCAGTACTTCTTTATCGGGATCGACATCGATGCCATTAAAGCGCTTCATCTTCCCGGCTATTGCATTGCGAAGTCGTGCAATGCCATCGAGCCGCGTGTAGATATTATGCCCACCCTGGATCGCAGCAATCGCTGCCTGTGCCACGACTGCCGGCACTTCGGTATCGCAAATCCCCTGCGCCAGATTTACGCCTCCCACGCGATCACACTCCATACTCATCGCACGAATCTCAGACTGCAACGCACGCGGCGCAAGTTCACTTAGGCGAAGCTCAGGAGCAAGAGAAGAGGTCGTAGGTGTCATAGAAAAGAGATCCAATCTTCAGAAAATTACGTACGGATATCACAATGTTACAAGCCACCCCCATCTCCCGTCCGTGGAATTCACCTAAACCATCGTTAGAATCTTCTGCAGCCAATCCTCAATGCGCACTCAAGCGAGCCGAGGAGCCGTTCCCGATATTGCTCTTGCTGCAAGAATTGCATGTTTGTTATTGATTATGTATTATCATTTACATAATGAATCTGCTACCCACTACCGTTCTCTCTGGCTTCCTCGGCGCAGGCAAGACGACCCTGCTAAATCATGTACTCAATAATCGGGCAGGGATGCGGGTTGCGGTCATTGTCAACGACATGAGCGAAATCAACATCGATGCTCAGTTAGTGAAGCAAAGCGGCGCTAATCTTAGCCGCACGCAGGAGAAGTTAGTCGAGATGACGAATGGGTGCATCTGTTGCACCCTGCGCGACGATCTTCTACAGGAGGTATCGCGACTTGCCCGCGAAGAACGATTCGACTATCTGCTTATCGAGTCAACGGGCATCTCTGAGCCGCTTCCGGTAGCAGCTACTTTTACCTTCATTGACGAGAAAGGGGACTCGCTCTCCAGTGTGGCTAAATTGGACACGATGGTGACTCTTGTCGACGCGACAAAATTCCTGGACGATGTTCGATCCATTGACGATCTACGGGACAGAAAGGTGGCTCTCGCCAACGAAGATGAGCGCACTGTCTCTGATCTTCTTATCGACCAGATTGAATTTGCGAATGTAATTGTCATTAACAAGACTGACCTGGTGAGCGCTGAAGATCTCGGCCGTCTCGAAGGAATTCTTGAGCATCTCAATCCTGCTGCCAGGCGTGTTCGCGCCGTGCGCGGTGAAGTACCGCTTACCTCCATATTGCATACCGGACTCTTCGATATGGAGGAGGCAGAGTCTTCCGCCGGATGGGTTCGTGAGTTGAATGGCGTGCATACGCCGGAGACGGAAGAGTATGGTATTTCGAGCTTCGTCTATCGTGCGCGGCGTCCTTTTCATCCAGAACGATTCGAGACTGTGACGGATGAAAGCTTTCCCAATGTGCTTCGAGCCAAGGGGTTTATCTGGCTTGCATCCTGCCACGATGATCTGATTCTTTTCTCCATTGCCGGTAGTACATTGGCCGTCGAGCCGCAGGCGCAATGGCTCGCAGCAGATATGGGGGATGAAGAACAGGATGCCGAAACGCAGGAGTATCTCAAGGATGTTTGGGAGGCTCCGTATGGAGATCGGCGGCAGGAGATTGTCTTCATCGGAGCAGGCATCGATCGCGCATTGTTGGAGGCAAGGTTGAATCAAGCTCTGCTCACTCCAGAGGAGATGGCCGCAGGGCCTGAGGCATGGCAAGAGCTCGCCGATCCTTTCTCTGAAATGTTTCGCGATAGAGAAGCAGCGGCTTAGGCATAGAGAGGAACATCGTCATGGCAAAAGAATGTCTAATCACCGGTAAGCGCCCCGTTGCGGGCAATAAAATCTCACACGCTCATAACAAAACGCGGCGGCGTTGGGAACCAAATCTGCAATGGAAGCGTGTCTGGATTCCAAGTGAAAACCGCTTCGTTCGTATGTGTGTAAGCACGCGCGGGCTGCGTACGATCAGCAAACTGGGAGTAGAGGCAGCTCTGCTTAAAGCGAAAAAAAGAGGCTGAACAATGCGAACAATTATCAAGCTGGCTTCAACCGCGGGTACTGGCCATTTCTACACCACGACCAAAAATCCGAAGCTTCAGAGCAGCAAACTTGAGCTGAGAAAGTATGACCCGGTGGTCCGCAAACATGTTCTCTATCGAGAAGCCAAAGCATAGTCATGGGCGAGTATGAGCATGTCCGGCAATAGTTCGAGATCGGTATTGCCCTCCGCCGTCAGGCGACGGGGCCGCGCGCTTCTGCATCAGCAGTGCTGGCTGTGGGGCAGGGACATCAAGCGTGCGGAGGGCAATCTGCTGCTTCATTACGGCTTCGATCGAATCCGCGAGCCTGGGGGTACGTCCGGTTTCAGCCAGTACACCCTATCCCTGCCCGGAAATCTATATGTGCGCCTATGGGGTTTCGGAATCTATTTCGGATACGCCGAGGGGGTATTTCTCAATCGTTTCGACTTCGTTCCGCGTGCCACGAGCTTGCAGGATGGATGGCAGTCCCTGGAGATGACAGGTCTTCCGCGCGCGCAAGACCTGTCTCTCTTTCCATCCGTACTTCGCTGGATGAGCAGTTACGAGAAGAGGGTTCTTGAAGAGTGGGGGCCGGAATATAGAGCCACATCACTCGCGGGATGGAAGACTCGCATCGCTGTAAAGGATATTTCAGTCGGGTGGCTAGGGCTGGCACAGCAAGTAGAGAAGCTGCTCTACCGCCTGCAGCCTCTGAATCCGTTAATGCGTATTACATCGTTGCCGGTTAGTGCTGAAACACGCCTGTCTTCGGCGCACACACCGTAAATAAAACAGATACCTCCGTAGGAGTGTCCTCGGCGGCAGTATAGATGAATTAGATTGTTACATTTATGTTAAAATCATTCTTGCGAAGGCAGTATTCCAACCCCAGGCCTCGCCCGATTAGAGCTATGAATCTTTACCTTATGCGCCACGCAAATGCGGGCGTTCCACGTGAAAATCCCGTCCTCGATGCCAAGCGCGGCCTTGTCAAAGAAGGCAAGCAGCAGTGCATGTTGATGGCTGGTGTTCTCACTGCGCTCAAGGCGCAGGTGGATGTCATCATCGCCAGCCCGCTTAAGCGCTCGCTCCAGTCTGCCCAGTTTGTCGGCACTGAGATTGGCTTTGAATCCAAAATCATCGCTTCGCCAGCCCTAGCGCCTGATGGAGATTACGCCGCATTCCAGCATCTCATCGCTGAATACGCTGATCGCGAAGGAGTCCTGGTCGTGGGCCACAATCCTAATCTGCACCAGTTCATTGCCAAAATTCTGAACGGCAATGGTAATGGCTCAGCCCATGCTCCTCTGACTGGCAACGGATGTATCCGTCTGCGCAAAGGCGCCATCGCACGCATCGATATGGCACGCCGCCCGGCACAATTGCAATGGATGATCGATCCGCGGCTTGCGCGCGTCATCTACAGCAGTGTGACAAAGAGTTCGCGTCCAAAGACGTCGCGAAAATAATCCGCTTCTTTACGCAGCGACCATAGCTCCAGCTCTGCTCCCGTGCGCCCCTGCTGCAGCTCCAGCAATACCCGCTTGGGGTAGACGCGCGCCGTTACGCGTAACACGTCTGAAGCACGATCCTGATTGAGCGCTCGCGCCAGCCGCAGTAGCACCACGCTGCGCAGCACGTTCGCGTGCTCCTCCGGCAGAATATTGCGCATGGCTCGATCTCCCGGCTGCGGACGAGTCTTGCCCAGGTATCGTGCAATCGCCGAAACAATCGTTCGCTGCTGCCAGGTAAGCCCGTAAATTTCTGAGCTTGAAATAATGTACTGCGTATGCCGGTGATGTCCCTGGTGATTCAGAAACTTACCTGTCTCACTCAACATCGCCGCCGCAGCCACCCAATCCGAGTACTCATCGGGCAGCTTGTGCAGTGTCGCCAGATCGCGAAACAACTGCACCGCATGCGCTTTCACCGGCTCGGCCTGACGCAGATCCACGCCGTAGCGCCGCGCCGTAGCCAGCACGCTCTCCCAGCGCTCCTGCTCGAACTGCTGGTGAGCCATCGCGCGATCATCCTGCTCGGCCAGCATCTGGGCTAATATGCCATCGCGCAGACCTAGATCCGAGTAGCGAAACCCGGCCAGATTAAAGGTTTCCAGCAGCTCCGCATAGACACATGCACCGGCCACAATAATCTCCGCCCGCTTCGGTCCAATGCCCGGTACCGCGGATCGTTCCGCCATGGTCATCTTGCGCAGCTTGGTCGCGAGCATCCGAACTTGTCTCTGCGTCGTAATCTCCACCTGCGCAGCCTTGGTTTTTCGAGCGGTCTTCGGTTCCGGTTTGACCAGAACGGAGTGCGATTCCGCCAGCGCCGCTGCTGTTCCAGAGGTAGCAATCACCAGCGGCACAGTTCCCGGATTGATCCGTCGATGCGCGCGACGCAACTCCCGCGCAATGAACTGCTTCATCCGCGCCAGGCCTTCTTCTGAAGCTGGATCGGTCGGAATAAACTCCTGCGTCAGCCGCACTGCTCCAAGCGGAAGGCTGACCGTTTCCTTGATGCGTTTATGCTCGCTCAGCGTGATTTCGCAACTGCCGCCGCCTACATCCACCAGCACGCATTTGCCGGCCGTACCAGGCTCGTTGGTCATCACGCCGCGATGAATGAGTCGCCCTTCTTCCAGCCCGGAGATGATCTCAATCGTCCAACCTGTCTCCGCTTTAGCCCAGGAGACAAAGGCCTGGGCGTTCCGCGCATCGCGCATGGCTGCGGTGGCAACGACGCGAATCTGGTCCACTCCGTGCGTTTGAATGGCGCGCTGAAACCGTTTTAAGGCCTTTATTGTCAAAGCCATTGCATCCGGAGAAACCAGGCCTGTTTCAAATACGCTGGTGCCCAGACGTGTGACTTCGCGATCCTCGTGGAGCGTCTTCAGGCGATGCGCCACGGCTCTCGCAATCTTTAGCCGGCAGGAGTTCGAGCCGATATCGATTGCGGCAAATGTGGCGGCAAAGCTGGCAGTTTTTGTAGGCATTGATCGAGTGACAAGGCCCAGTATGCATGGCCTATGGCAACAATACACCACCGAAATCAGGGGTGATTTTCGTCCCAGCATTGGCTCTGGAAATTTTCTATACGAGGCAAATTTGAAATCATTTTGAAACCAGGGACAGGTATAAGCTGCAAACTATGCGGGCTGTGTAAGAGAGTTACTGTTATTGCCTGGATCTAAAAAAAACAGGTGGTTCCCAGCGGGGATTTAGTACCGGGAACCACCTGGCTAAAAATTAACTTACTTTGCCGTTGAGGCCGTTGGGGAAGAAGCCTCCCTTGGTGCCGCTTGGGCTGGCATAGACGATGTTGAGCACCTGTTGCGCCGTGCGACTGAAGGCGATGCTATTGGAATCCGCATTGACGATGGTCGATGCGGTGAAGGTCGCGCTTGAGCCGTTGAGCGCGTCCTGGGTTGTCGTGAGGCCAATATCATCGTTGCCTGTGCCGTCGAGTGTGGCGCGCAGGTTGCTGATCTTCGTGGCAGTTGCGGCGATGCCCGCACCTGGATTCGCCTGATCCATACCCCATAGAATCGTCCGGATCAAGCCTGCGTGATAGGCCTCGACCGCGAGAATTCCGGCTGCAGCAGTGAGATTTCCGGCATCGGTAAGCGAGCCTGCCGCACCGTGATACGCGGTGACGCCCACATCTTCAAAGATGTAAGAGCCAAGCAGAAAAGCTACATCACTCGCGAAGGGGTCGAAGGCTGCTCCGATACCAGCCGCGGAGGCTGCTGCGTTAAAGCTGTTGAAGAGATCGATGTTCGGTTGTGCGACAGCCGAAGCACCGAGAGCGCCGCGTAGAAAAGTCACGTGCTTCTGCTCTTCGCTGGCGATCTCCATTGCATAGCTGGCATTGACTGGGTCAGAGAAGGGAACCTTGCAACTGGTAAAGCCACCGGGCTTGACGGTTACTGTACCGCCGCCCGTTGTGGCCGTGCCTGCGCCAATGCCAAGGCCTACCTGATCGATGGTCATGCCTGTGGATGCCAGCGTGTAATACTCCGCTTCGAGGTATTCGAGGTTGAGCGCGAAGTTGAGGTAATCCGCATCGGTGAGCGTTGCCTGTGCGTTGGCACTCTTGCTGGTGGTTGCAGCCAGCACGATGCCTGCGAGGGCAGAGCCGCCCATCATCATCATTCTGCGACGGCTAGTGACGATCACTTCGTCGAGTATCTGGGTTTCTGTGGTTGCCATGTCATCCATCCTTAAGCGGCGGTTGCTTTGATGTTTCCGTTCAATCCGTTGGGGAAGAATCCGCCCATGGACAGGTTTCCGTCAGCGCTTGCATACACGATATTCAGCACCTGCTGCGGAGTGCGCGCGAAGGCGATTGCCGTAGTTGGATCGGCAGCTACGATCGTCGTCGCGGATAGCGGGGTTTCGTTGCCGCCGCCCAGCGTCGCGCGAAGATTGGAGATCTTGTTTGCCAGGGCTACGTAGTTGCTTCCTGCCGCGAGGATCAGGGTACGAATTTCCGCTGCGTGATAGGCTTCCACAGCCATGATGCCTGCTGCTGCTCCCAGGTTCGTCTTATCGGTGAGCGCGCCAGCCGCACCGTGGTAAGCGGTCACGCCTACGTCTTCAAAAACGAATGCGCCAAGCAGAAATGAGTTGGGGTCGGCAAACGGGTTAAAGGTCGCGCCGATGCCCGCTGCCGATGCGGCCGCATTGAAGCTGTTGACCAGATCGATATTCGGCATGGGGACAGCAGACGTGCCGAGAGCCGAGCGCAGAAAGCGAACATGATTCAGTTCTTCCTGGGCGATCTCGTAGGCATATTCCTTCTGGATCGAGGAGGTGAAGGCTACCTGCGAGCCGCCGGTGACAGTGCCCGCACCCGAGCCCATGTCGGTTGAAGATAGCCCGGAGCCAGTTGCCGCAATCAGATAGAACGAGGCTTCAAGATATTCGAGGTTCAGCGCGAAGTTGAGGTAATCAACATCGGTGAGTGCTGCTGGGGGAGGTGGCGTAACAGTTATTGGAGTGCTGCTTCCGCCGCAACCGACTGCTGTAAGTGCAGCCGCAGAGCCTGCACCGACAAGGAAATTGCGCCTGGTTAGCGCGTTGAGTAATTCATCAATCTTTTGCACTGCCGTACCTCTTTCGCTTCGGGGGTTCACGAACATTTGCTGTTGATTGCCCGCTGCCGCAGGAAAGTAGACACGCACATCTTCACTTGCCTGGCAGGCAACTATCGGTCGACAAAATCTTGTAAATTCTGGGTGGTGCCGATGCGTTTACAACCTAGGAACGTAGGACAGGCTTAACCGGATGTAGACTCTGGCAATTTATTTTCAGGGGGGCAATTTTTCCGCCGCGAAGATTCGTAGTGGAATGCGTAGTCTTGATTTATCCACCAGAGTGCGATTGCGATACTTTCGATACTTTATTGATCGGTCAAATGTATGTTGAACTTGAGCTATATATAAGCGAGAGGTTAGTCATCCCTGGGATAACTAACCGCCCATCTCCTGAATGCTTTCTACATGCACCAACTTGATTCCTTCGTCGACCTTGCCCGTGACGCGAACAGATTTGTTCTCAAATTGCGATGCCTTCTGCTGATTGTCGAGGCGATAGACAGATCCGGAAGAGGCGCGCAGAACGAAGGTAGAACCATCCTTGACAATCGTGCCGTTCAGCGACCTGGATAAGGGTACGGAGCGATCCTGGACTGGCGACAGGACGATCGATCCATCGGTAACCGTTGTAATTGCCTGCGAGGGCCGGGCTGCCAATGCGGATACGGCGGGAAACAGCAGTGCGAAAGAGAGCGCCAGAATACTTCCAGCAGAAACGATTCGAAGGGCAGATTTTTGGGGGTGCATTGAAAATCACCTTCTTGAGATTTAAATGCTCCAATCCATTTTAGATTGCAGATCGGGATAGCGATGGCGATTCGAGAACCATACCGGCTTAGAGGGCTGGCCCCACGGGTCAATTCGCAGAGGGAATGGGATTCTCGGGTTGCGTGACTGATATCCTTCTTATTTAGGCAGACTCATGACAGACATGACACAACGCGCGACCCGTTCTCATCGATCTTTTGTGCTGGCAGCCTGGGTTTTGCTGTTAGCGGTATTTTTTGCGGTATACGCGGCGGCGCTTTTTACGCCTCCGCTGTTGGATGATGCAGATGCAACTCACGCACAGGCTGCGGCACATATAGCCGAGACCGGCGACTGGGTTACGCTCATGGTAAATGGCGTCCGGTATCTGGAGAAGCCTCCGCTGCCGTATTGGATCGCCGCAGTCTCATACCGCATCTTTGGCGAAAACACCTTTGCGACACATCTGCCCAACACGCTCGCCGTCCTGGGCTGCGCATGGCTGGCATGGCTATGGTGCCAGCGTGCCTGGGGAGACCGGGCAGCGTTATATGCAGCCCTGGGTACTCTGACGTCGGTGGGTCCGTTCCTGTACACACGGTTTGCGATTCCCGAGGCGATCCTGACATTTCTGCTGTTGCTGGCTCTCTATTGCCTCATCACCGGGCTTGAGAGTCGGCGCCCCGGACGCTATTACGTGGCCTGGGCCGCACTGGCGTTAGCCATGCTGACCAAGGGATTGATTGCGCCGGTTTTCTTTTTTGCCGCAGCTATACCGATGATGATGTTGAGCGGCCAGTGGCGACGTTGGCGTGAGCTCAAGCTGTATTCGGGCCTGGCATTGTTCCTGTTAATTGCGGCGCCGTGGCATATCCTGGCCGGACTGCGCAATCCTGACCAGGGCCACCCGGTGGGCAATATCCCAACCATGGGAAATGTTCACGGCTTCTGGTACTTCTACTTCCTGAACGAACACGTCTTCCGCTTCCTTGGGACGCGCTATCCACACGACTACAACCGTCTGCCGTTCTTGGCTTATTGGTTTCTGCACCTGGTATGGATCTTCCCCTGGAGCCTGTTCGTTCCGGCAGCCCTGCTGGTGGCCTGGAAGACAAGACATAGCTGGATGCAGCATCTGAAGCGCGATGCAGGACAGACTGTTGATTTCTACCTCGACAATTCAGGCCGCGAAGATCTGGCAAGCCATGTAATCCGGCTCAAATTTCGCTCGCGAACGGTCTGGTTGCTGGGCCTGTTCTCTGCCTTCACGCTGCTGTTCTTTTCGCTCTCGACCAATCAGGAGTACTACACCTGGCCTGCCTGGATCCCAATGATCATTTTGACGATGGGCGTACTGGCCAGCATTGAAGAAGCAGAAGAAGATCGCCGGGAAGGTCGCAGCCAGTTGCGGCTCGGTGGTACGGGTTGGTTGGTGACGGCGCATGCTTTGTTCGCTGTTGCCGGTGTGATCATAGCCGCAGCACTGGGCTGGGGGCTCTGGGAGTCGCGGAATCTGCCCTTTGTGTCGGACATTGGTTCGCTTCTCGCGCATCGTGGAGTAGGGGACTACTCGTTGTCGACCTCTCACCTCTTTGATCTGACAGGGCCTTCGTTTGCTGCACTTCGCCTGCCTGCAGGGATTGCCGCAGTCGCATTGCTGGTTGGCCCGCTGACCGGGTTGTTGTTGCGGTTGGCACACCGCAATAGGGCAGCGACAATCAGCGTAGCGCTCACTTCGGCGGTCTTCCTGATAGCGGCGCATATCGCCTTCGCCCGCTTCGAACCGATGCTGAGTTCCAAGCAGCTTGCCGATACGATCCTGCAAAAGGCCACGCCTGCGGATGAGTTTGTGATCCTTGGGGATCAGTCGGATGCATCTTCGATCATCTTCTACACGCATCGCTTCTTCGGGCATCCGGCAGAGCTGGTGATGGAGCAGTGCTCGCAGCATAGCAATGGCTCTTCTATGCTCTGGGGTTCCTGCTATCCCGATGCGCCGAAGATCTTTTTGAATGAAGATGAGCTGGAGTCGAAGTGGGGCCAGGGGCCGCGTCACTGGCTATTCGCGCAGGATAAGAACCGCAGCAAAGCAGAGCAACTGCTGGCAGGCAAGCTGATTCCCGTGCAGACGATTGCAGATAAAACGCTATGGACTGACAGACCTTTGCAGTAAGGCACCCATAATAAAAAATAAGCGGCGCTCCTGTCCGGGGCGCCGCTTTTGTTTGCGTATAAGTTCTTCGTTTATCGGGTTAGTCGGCAGCTTTCATCCTGCCGCCGGAGAGAAGCTGATAGACGCGGCCTCGCCACAGGATGCGGCTGGATACGTAGCTGGCAGCCCAGAAGCCGAAGCCCATCAGGTCCCTTATCGGGTAGAGCATGAAGAGCC of Acidicapsa ligni contains these proteins:
- a CDS encoding ArnT family glycosyltransferase, which produces MTDMTQRATRSHRSFVLAAWVLLLAVFFAVYAAALFTPPLLDDADATHAQAAAHIAETGDWVTLMVNGVRYLEKPPLPYWIAAVSYRIFGENTFATHLPNTLAVLGCAWLAWLWCQRAWGDRAALYAALGTLTSVGPFLYTRFAIPEAILTFLLLLALYCLITGLESRRPGRYYVAWAALALAMLTKGLIAPVFFFAAAIPMMMLSGQWRRWRELKLYSGLALFLLIAAPWHILAGLRNPDQGHPVGNIPTMGNVHGFWYFYFLNEHVFRFLGTRYPHDYNRLPFLAYWFLHLVWIFPWSLFVPAALLVAWKTRHSWMQHLKRDAGQTVDFYLDNSGREDLASHVIRLKFRSRTVWLLGLFSAFTLLFFSLSTNQEYYTWPAWIPMIILTMGVLASIEEAEEDRREGRSQLRLGGTGWLVTAHALFAVAGVIIAAALGWGLWESRNLPFVSDIGSLLAHRGVGDYSLSTSHLFDLTGPSFAALRLPAGIAAVALLVGPLTGLLLRLAHRNRAATISVALTSAVFLIAAHIAFARFEPMLSSKQLADTILQKATPADEFVILGDQSDASSIIFYTHRFFGHPAELVMEQCSQHSNGSSMLWGSCYPDAPKIFLNEDELESKWGQGPRHWLFAQDKNRSKAEQLLAGKLIPVQTIADKTLWTDRPLQ
- a CDS encoding GTP-binding protein, which gives rise to MNLLPTTVLSGFLGAGKTTLLNHVLNNRAGMRVAVIVNDMSEINIDAQLVKQSGANLSRTQEKLVEMTNGCICCTLRDDLLQEVSRLAREERFDYLLIESTGISEPLPVAATFTFIDEKGDSLSSVAKLDTMVTLVDATKFLDDVRSIDDLRDRKVALANEDERTVSDLLIDQIEFANVIVINKTDLVSAEDLGRLEGILEHLNPAARRVRAVRGEVPLTSILHTGLFDMEEAESSAGWVRELNGVHTPETEEYGISSFVYRARRPFHPERFETVTDESFPNVLRAKGFIWLASCHDDLILFSIAGSTLAVEPQAQWLAADMGDEEQDAETQEYLKDVWEAPYGDRRQEIVFIGAGIDRALLEARLNQALLTPEEMAAGPEAWQELADPFSEMFRDREAAA
- a CDS encoding pyridoxal phosphate-dependent aminotransferase; protein product: MTPTTSSLAPELRLSELAPRALQSEIRAMSMECDRVGGVNLAQGICDTEVPAVVAQAAIAAIQGGHNIYTRLDGIARLRNAIAGKMKRFNGIDVDPDKEVLVTSGATGGFHAAAMALLNPGDEVILFEPFYGYHVSTLKSLRVTPVIVPLAFPAETTADWALDVEALKAAVTPKTRAIVINTPSNPSGKIFTRAELEALSAVAVENGLFLFTDEIYEYFVYGDAEHVSPITLPGMRERTILISGFSKTFSVTGWRLGYLIADAKWLGAISYFHDLTYVCAPSALQHGAAAGLESLPAEFYTELAGDHLLKRARIVAALTDAGLTPYVPAGAYYILADASSIPGETAAKKARELLARTGVASVAGSAFFRAGRGEDLLRFCFAKKDKDLDDACARLRTLR
- the rpmG gene encoding 50S ribosomal protein L33, whose protein sequence is MRTIIKLASTAGTGHFYTTTKNPKLQSSKLELRKYDPVVRKHVLYREAKA
- the rpmB gene encoding 50S ribosomal protein L28, whose translation is MAKECLITGKRPVAGNKISHAHNKTRRRWEPNLQWKRVWIPSENRFVRMCVSTRGLRTISKLGVEAALLKAKKRG
- a CDS encoding ferritin-like domain-containing protein, with protein sequence MQKIDELLNALTRRNFLVGAGSAAALTAVGCGGSSTPITVTPPPPAALTDVDYLNFALNLEYLEASFYLIAATGSGLSSTDMGSGAGTVTGGSQVAFTSSIQKEYAYEIAQEELNHVRFLRSALGTSAVPMPNIDLVNSFNAAASAAGIGATFNPFADPNSFLLGAFVFEDVGVTAYHGAAGALTDKTNLGAAAGIMAVEAYHAAEIRTLILAAGSNYVALANKISNLRATLGGGNETPLSATTIVAADPTTAIAFARTPQQVLNIVYASADGNLSMGGFFPNGLNGNIKATAA
- a CDS encoding ferritin-like domain-containing protein, with translation MATTETQILDEVIVTSRRRMMMMGGSALAGIVLAATTSKSANAQATLTDADYLNFALNLEYLEAEYYTLASTGMTIDQVGLGIGAGTATTGGGTVTVKPGGFTSCKVPFSDPVNASYAMEIASEEQKHVTFLRGALGASAVAQPNIDLFNSFNAAASAAGIGAAFDPFASDVAFLLGSYIFEDVGVTAYHGAAGSLTDAGNLTAAAGILAVEAYHAGLIRTILWGMDQANPGAGIAATATKISNLRATLDGTGNDDIGLTTTQDALNGSSATFTASTIVNADSNSIAFSRTAQQVLNIVYASPSGTKGGFFPNGLNGKVS
- a CDS encoding DUF5818 domain-containing protein encodes the protein MHPQKSALRIVSAGSILALSFALLFPAVSALAARPSQAITTVTDGSIVLSPVQDRSVPLSRSLNGTIVKDGSTFVLRASSGSVYRLDNQQKASQFENKSVRVTGKVDEGIKLVHVESIQEMGG
- the ppx gene encoding exopolyphosphatase, translating into MPTKTASFAATFAAIDIGSNSCRLKIARAVAHRLKTLHEDREVTRLGTSVFETGLVSPDAMALTIKALKRFQRAIQTHGVDQIRVVATAAMRDARNAQAFVSWAKAETGWTIEIISGLEEGRLIHRGVMTNEPGTAGKCVLVDVGGGSCEITLSEHKRIKETVSLPLGAVRLTQEFIPTDPASEEGLARMKQFIARELRRAHRRINPGTVPLVIATSGTAAALAESHSVLVKPEPKTARKTKAAQVEITTQRQVRMLATKLRKMTMAERSAVPGIGPKRAEIIVAGACVYAELLETFNLAGFRYSDLGLRDGILAQMLAEQDDRAMAHQQFEQERWESVLATARRYGVDLRQAEPVKAHAVQLFRDLATLHKLPDEYSDWVAAAAMLSETGKFLNHQGHHRHTQYIISSSEIYGLTWQQRTIVSAIARYLGKTRPQPGDRAMRNILPEEHANVLRSVVLLRLARALNQDRASDVLRVTARVYPKRVLLELQQGRTGAELELWSLRKEADYFRDVFGRELFVTLL
- the sixA gene encoding phosphohistidine phosphatase SixA, coding for MNLYLMRHANAGVPRENPVLDAKRGLVKEGKQQCMLMAGVLTALKAQVDVIIASPLKRSLQSAQFVGTEIGFESKIIASPALAPDGDYAAFQHLIAEYADREGVLVVGHNPNLHQFIAKILNGNGNGSAHAPLTGNGCIRLRKGAIARIDMARRPAQLQWMIDPRLARVIYSSVTKSSRPKTSRK